In Arsenicicoccus sp. oral taxon 190, the following are encoded in one genomic region:
- a CDS encoding FtsX-like permease family protein, translating into MHRCPAAGREMGSVGFLIGVALRRVRERPGAVLAVVACALVACMATATAQVHAAATSTAAHDQVIAQAPPDGRSVVISGTPTAGVARTEVVVRALADRLPGAQVRRWVTSSVYGVQGGEERLRVELAQAPDAMDASTVVTGRWPQEAAEVTVPQVAADRLGWRPGTTVRLRQLVPTQPPGPPLRVVGTYRPRSGQDPAWRDDPRHAAGLTDGDFLTVGPVLVARDAAPAAVPALDRSASVTWRVLPPMGAPDLAGRVTDVVAAAGQESLLDGLQVRSSIPEVLARADADRARTSAAIAGPTVLLGAVALVGIALTGLLLGALHRGSDRLLRTRGASAGQLVTLALAGALVVLPGAVAAVLLAPLVAGLLPGAPVARAEMSWQTWLVGLTTAALGVLVLTASTLGSGLDEPRRAGRLVDAVLVALAAFAWWRLRSVAPADPVTVAAPAFVVLGAGVVAIRLLPVLGRPAARLARRARGLPLSWAGWTWRAPSREALGTRLLTVLTAAVGVLTVVQLTTNDDVMARQLLRRSPAPVVVRLDPAAAQSPARLAAVRTRLGGTATAARVSTVDVGAAGRASLVAVDLDPAVVADPALLGAPGWTTAQGPAWRAALAALPTRDAGAAPPVPAVITTDLARTLAVGPGATTTVQDAGRSVALRVVGVADRLPGQPLDVPSAVLVDRPSLQRLPGATAAAPDQLWSDGSPDAAAALTLPGDGVQEVVLRRTLAASADVTVPLALRGILVLLAGATLVLCLVAAFAGTVAALSAGQRTRAVLHALGAPQRHVRRGVLLGELGQVVLAVVAGAAVGLLASLAVARPWSPDGSATGPQLAWPPLLLVTAGLALVLWLVGWLALRAPARSWSSLLREGDRS; encoded by the coding sequence GTGCACCGGTGCCCCGCCGCGGGGAGGGAGATGGGGTCGGTCGGGTTCCTGATCGGGGTGGCGCTGCGCCGTGTCCGCGAGCGGCCGGGCGCGGTCCTGGCCGTCGTCGCGTGCGCGCTGGTGGCCTGTATGGCGACCGCCACCGCCCAGGTCCACGCCGCCGCCACGAGCACCGCCGCGCACGACCAGGTGATCGCGCAGGCGCCGCCCGACGGCCGCAGCGTCGTCATCAGCGGCACTCCCACCGCGGGGGTGGCCCGCACCGAGGTGGTGGTGCGCGCGCTTGCCGACCGGCTGCCCGGGGCGCAGGTGCGGCGGTGGGTGACGTCCAGCGTCTACGGCGTGCAGGGCGGTGAGGAGCGGCTGCGGGTGGAGCTGGCGCAGGCCCCGGACGCGATGGACGCGAGCACCGTCGTGACCGGCCGCTGGCCGCAGGAGGCGGCCGAGGTGACGGTCCCGCAGGTCGCGGCCGACCGGCTCGGGTGGCGCCCGGGCACCACGGTCCGGCTGCGGCAGCTGGTGCCCACCCAGCCCCCCGGCCCGCCGCTGCGGGTGGTGGGCACCTACCGACCTCGATCGGGCCAGGACCCCGCCTGGCGGGACGACCCGCGGCACGCGGCGGGCCTGACCGACGGCGACTTCCTCACGGTGGGGCCGGTGCTGGTGGCCCGCGACGCCGCGCCCGCCGCCGTCCCGGCGCTCGACCGCAGCGCCTCGGTGACCTGGCGGGTGCTGCCGCCGATGGGCGCGCCCGACCTCGCCGGGCGCGTGACCGACGTGGTGGCCGCGGCCGGGCAGGAGTCGCTGCTGGACGGCCTGCAGGTGCGCTCCAGCATCCCGGAGGTGCTGGCCCGCGCCGACGCGGACCGGGCCCGCACGTCCGCGGCGATCGCCGGCCCGACGGTCCTGCTCGGCGCGGTCGCCCTGGTGGGGATCGCCCTCACCGGCCTGCTCCTCGGGGCCCTGCACCGCGGCTCGGACCGGCTGCTGCGCACCCGCGGCGCCTCGGCCGGGCAGCTCGTGACGCTGGCCCTGGCCGGGGCCCTCGTGGTGCTGCCGGGCGCGGTGGCGGCGGTGCTGCTGGCACCCCTGGTCGCGGGGCTGCTGCCCGGCGCCCCGGTGGCCCGGGCCGAGATGTCCTGGCAGACGTGGCTGGTCGGCCTGACCACCGCCGCGCTCGGGGTGCTCGTCCTGACCGCCAGCACCCTCGGCTCCGGCCTCGACGAACCCCGCCGCGCCGGCCGGCTCGTCGACGCCGTCCTCGTCGCCCTGGCCGCGTTCGCCTGGTGGCGGCTGCGGTCGGTGGCACCGGCCGACCCGGTGACGGTGGCGGCGCCGGCCTTCGTGGTGCTCGGGGCGGGGGTGGTCGCCATACGGCTGCTGCCGGTGCTCGGGCGACCGGCCGCGCGGCTGGCGCGGCGCGCCCGGGGGCTGCCGCTGTCCTGGGCCGGCTGGACCTGGCGGGCACCCTCCCGGGAGGCGCTCGGGACCCGGCTGCTGACGGTGCTCACGGCCGCCGTCGGGGTGCTGACGGTCGTGCAGCTGACCACCAACGACGACGTGATGGCCCGTCAGCTGCTGAGGCGCTCGCCGGCGCCGGTGGTGGTGCGGCTCGACCCGGCTGCGGCGCAGAGCCCGGCCCGGCTCGCCGCCGTGCGCACCCGGCTCGGCGGCACGGCCACGGCCGCCCGGGTGAGCACCGTCGACGTCGGCGCCGCCGGCCGGGCGTCGCTCGTCGCCGTGGACCTGGACCCGGCGGTCGTCGCCGACCCGGCGCTGCTGGGGGCTCCGGGCTGGACCACCGCGCAGGGGCCGGCCTGGCGGGCCGCCCTGGCCGCGCTGCCGACCCGCGACGCGGGCGCGGCGCCACCGGTCCCGGCGGTGATCACCACGGACCTGGCCCGCACCCTCGCCGTGGGGCCGGGCGCCACGACCACGGTCCAGGATGCCGGCCGCAGCGTGGCGCTGCGGGTGGTGGGGGTGGCGGACCGCCTCCCCGGCCAACCCCTCGACGTGCCGTCGGCAGTGCTCGTGGACCGGCCGAGCCTGCAGCGCCTGCCGGGCGCGACGGCCGCTGCCCCCGACCAGCTGTGGTCCGACGGCTCGCCGGACGCGGCGGCCGCCCTGACCCTCCCGGGCGACGGCGTCCAGGAGGTCGTCCTGCGTCGCACCCTGGCCGCCTCCGCCGACGTCACGGTGCCCCTCGCGCTGCGCGGGATCCTGGTGCTGCTCGCCGGGGCGACGCTGGTGCTGTGCCTGGTGGCGGCGTTCGCGGGGACGGTGGCGGCGCTGTCCGCGGGGCAACGCACCCGAGCCGTGCTGCACGCCCTCGGCGCCCCGCAGCGGCACGTCCGGCGCGGCGTGCTCCTCGGCGAGCTCGGTCAGGTGGTGCTCGCGGTCGTGGCCGGGGCCGCGGTCGGGCTGCTGGCCTCCCTGGCCGTCGCCCGCCCCTGGTCTCCCGACGGCAGCGCGACCGGGCCGCAGCTCGCCTGGCCGCCGCTGCTGCTCGTCACCGCCGGGCTGGCGCTGGTGCTCTGGCTGGTCGGGTGGCTCGCGCTGCGGGCCCCGGCCCGGTCCTGGTCGTCGCTGCTGCGCGAGGGGGACCGGTCATGA
- a CDS encoding Fic family protein yields MDTLPVPALDREDHTWVAERDGMSSRARTAAASGPYRSAVVPAIAVYAPRLPVDLAADAEEATAALSRFDSYARAVLGADSPTLDPMSSILLRTESTCSSQIENLTVGARQLALAEIDQPSSGNARVVVANVRAMEAALELADQLDEHAVLTMQAELLRGQRGWEQHAGRYRDGLVWVGTSALTPRGAAHVAPQPEQVPAAMSDLVRFMRRDDLPVLVQTAVAHAQFETIHPFADGNGRTGRALVHALLRAKGVLRSTTAPVSAGLLRDTDGYVDGLTAYRAGDARPIVERFADASRFAAASGAQLVDDLAAQVDDARRQLHGLRPQAAAWRVIPHLVAHPVLNANLLTTTLGLNQMAAQRALAQLADAGVLQERTGKQRNRVWQHPGIIEVLDVYSQQLRRT; encoded by the coding sequence GTGGACACACTTCCGGTCCCCGCTCTCGACCGCGAGGACCACACCTGGGTCGCCGAGAGAGACGGCATGTCCTCGCGCGCGAGGACGGCCGCTGCCTCGGGTCCCTACCGTTCCGCCGTCGTACCGGCGATCGCCGTGTACGCCCCCCGCCTTCCGGTCGACCTCGCCGCCGACGCGGAGGAGGCCACCGCCGCGCTGTCCCGGTTCGACTCCTACGCCCGCGCCGTGCTCGGGGCCGACTCCCCCACCCTGGACCCGATGTCGTCCATCCTGCTGCGCACCGAGTCCACCTGCTCCTCGCAGATCGAGAACCTCACCGTCGGCGCACGGCAGCTCGCCCTTGCCGAGATCGACCAGCCCAGCTCCGGCAACGCACGCGTCGTCGTCGCCAACGTTCGCGCCATGGAGGCCGCCCTCGAGCTCGCCGACCAGCTGGACGAGCACGCGGTCCTGACCATGCAGGCCGAGCTGCTGCGCGGCCAACGCGGGTGGGAGCAGCACGCAGGTCGATACCGTGACGGTCTCGTATGGGTCGGCACCAGCGCCCTCACCCCGCGCGGCGCCGCCCACGTCGCCCCGCAGCCCGAGCAGGTGCCCGCCGCCATGAGCGACCTGGTCCGGTTCATGCGCCGCGACGACCTGCCGGTGCTCGTCCAGACCGCCGTCGCGCACGCCCAGTTCGAGACCATCCACCCCTTCGCCGACGGCAACGGCCGCACCGGCCGCGCCCTCGTGCACGCGTTGCTGCGCGCCAAGGGGGTGCTCCGCTCCACCACCGCTCCGGTGTCCGCTGGGCTCCTCAGGGACACCGACGGTTACGTCGACGGACTCACCGCCTACCGCGCCGGCGATGCCCGCCCCATCGTGGAGCGGTTCGCCGACGCCTCCCGCTTCGCTGCCGCGTCCGGTGCCCAGCTCGTCGACGACCTCGCCGCCCAGGTGGACGACGCCCGCCGGCAGCTCCACGGGCTGCGACCCCAGGCCGCGGCATGGCGCGTGATCCCGCACCTGGTCGCGCACCCCGTGCTCAACGCCAACCTGCTGACCACCACCCTCGGCCTCAACCAGATGGCCGCCCAACGCGCCCTCGCCCAGCTCGCTGACGCCGGTGTGCTGCAGGAGCGCACCGGCAAGCAGCGCAACCGCGTCTGGCAGCACCCCGGGATCATCGAGGTCCTGGACGTCTACTCCCAGCAGCTGCGCCGCACCTAG
- a CDS encoding SDR family oxidoreductase, with translation MSRTGHRVVAVTGASGGIGRATAIELARRGADVALIARGEAGLAGAAREVEQAGGHALTVPTDVADPDAVRAAVERVERELGPIDVWVNVAFTSVFAPFEEISPEEYRRVTEVSYLGYVYATMAVLPLMKQRGRGTIVHVGSALAYRGIPLQTAYCGSKHALQGFHEALRCELLHEKSPVHVTMVQMPAVNTPQFSWVLSRLPKHAQPVPPIYQPEVAARAVA, from the coding sequence ATGAGCCGCACAGGTCACCGCGTCGTCGCCGTCACCGGCGCCTCCGGAGGCATCGGTCGAGCCACCGCCATCGAGCTCGCCCGCCGAGGGGCCGACGTGGCCCTCATCGCTCGCGGCGAGGCCGGGCTGGCGGGTGCCGCCCGCGAGGTCGAGCAGGCGGGCGGGCACGCCCTGACGGTGCCCACCGACGTCGCCGACCCGGACGCGGTGCGCGCGGCGGTGGAGCGGGTCGAGCGGGAGCTGGGACCCATCGACGTATGGGTCAACGTGGCCTTCACCAGCGTCTTCGCGCCGTTCGAGGAGATCTCGCCGGAGGAGTACCGCCGGGTCACCGAGGTCAGCTACCTCGGCTACGTCTACGCCACGATGGCCGTGCTGCCGCTCATGAAGCAGCGCGGCCGCGGCACCATCGTCCACGTCGGCTCCGCCCTCGCCTACCGCGGCATCCCGCTGCAGACGGCATACTGCGGGTCCAAGCACGCGCTGCAGGGGTTCCACGAGGCGCTGCGCTGCGAGCTGCTGCACGAGAAGTCCCCGGTGCACGTGACGATGGTGCAGATGCCCGCGGTCAACACGCCGCAGTTCTCGTGGGTGCTGTCGCGGCTGCCCAAGCACGCGCAGCCGGTGCCCCCCATCTACCAGCCCGAGGTGGCCGCTCGGGCCGTCGCCTAA